The nucleotide window TTCGGTGCATCGGACGGGCACTTGTGGCCGGCGCATGTCTTTGGGGTAGGTGGCCGGGTCGTAGTCGTTGGTGAGCTTGTACGCGTGAAAGCCATGTTCGCGGAGGGTGTTAATGATGCCGATAGTGCTCTCGCCCTGCTTGGTCAGGAGCCTGGGCGCGACTTCCACAACAAGTTCCGCGTCGTCCGGCAGGCGAGGGAGCGCGGGTAGCAGTCCACGGATGGCTGCTGCTTCGGCGCCTTCGACATCGATCTTGATGATGCGGGTAGTGGCTAGTTCGGCCTGGCTGACCAGGTCGGTCAGGGGCGCGGTGGGAGCTTCGAAGGCCGCGTGGACGGAGCGGGGCCGGACAGCGGTGGTGTGGCCGAGGTTGGCGGGGTCCTCCAGGTACAGGGTCAGCGTGCCGTGGCTGTCGGAGGCGGCGGAGCGAACGGCACGGATGTTGGTGCGGTGGTTGGCAGCGATCGCTGTGGTCAGGTCATCGTGGAACTGCGGAGACGGCTCGATGGCGACGACGCGGCCGTGGGGGCCGACGGCGCGGGACGCCAGGAAGCTGAAGGCGCCGCGGTGGGCTCCGACGTCGATAAAGGTGTCCCCGGGCTGGAGCCGGTCGCGCAAGAAGGCGCTCAGATTCGGCTCCCACTCGCCGAACAGGTATTGGTAGCGCTGGATGACGTCGCTGGTCGTGACGCCGACCTTGTCGCCGGATCGCAGCCGGATGGTAGTGCGGACGGGGCGGGTGCGCAGGTGTTCGTCGAGGAAGTGGTCGACGAGCCGTGCCTTGCCCACGGTTCCAGGGGCGTGGCGGACGTAAGCCCGCAGCGCGCGGGCGAGAGCGGAGGCGGACACGGGTGACTCCTTCGGTTGGCGGATGCAGGGAACAGGGGCCCGGGTCGGTCGGCGGTGACAGACTGGCCGGAGAACGCTTGGGGTGATGAGGGGAGCCGGCGGTGGCCGAAAGCACTCCGGTGGTGTTCCTGCTGGTGGGGCTCACCGGTTCGGGGAAGACCACCTATGCGCAGCGGAAGCTGGAGCCTCGGGGTGCTGTGCGGCTGTCAGTGGACGAGGTCGTCTACGAGCGGCACGGCCGGTACGGCGTCGACTACCCGGAGAACACCTACTTCGAGAAGGAGTCCCCGGTCGTCGCCGAGCTGCACCGGCGGCTTGCCGAGCTGGTGGCGGAGGGCCGGGACGTGGTGTGGGACCACGGGCTGTGGCCGCGCAAGGACCGCGACGCGATGAAGGAGCTGGTGGAGTCGGCCGGCGGGCAGTGGCGGCTGCTGTACTTCCCGGTGATGCGCGACGAACTGCTCCGTCGGCTGGTGGAACGTAACGAGCGGGCGGATGCCAACGCGCTGGTCGTCACGCCGGAGGCCCTGGACGACTTCTTCGCGCGCTTCGAAGTACCTCAGGACGAGGGCGAGGAGATCGTGGAGCCGGGCTGGTTCTGAGGCGCGTGCGGACGCCAGTTGGCGGCGATCCTGGCGGCTTCGGCGGCCCAGCCGTTCGGTAGGCGGTCGAGGATGACGTGGCGGAACCCGAGGCGGGGGTCGGAGACATCGATGCGGCCGTGGTGACGGTCGATGTGCAGCAGCAGGCGGGACGCCTCGCTGCGGACGGCCGGGGTGTGCTCGGACCACTCTCCGGAAGTGAACTGCTTGACCCGTCGCTGCAGGTCATCCAGGACGCCCGAGCGCCACTTGAAGTGATGCACGCACGCGAGCGTGTCCGGGGCCGGTTTGTGGCCCGGTGCCCGGTGGTTACCGGATGCCATCGTCACCGAGGAGTGGGCGAGGACGATCTTGCGTGGGTCGCCCTTGAGGAGCCGGTAGGTGAGGTGCCCGCCGAGCGGGAAGGCCCGGTCCAGTCCGGTTTCCGGGCGCCAGAAGGCCAGGCGGCCGTCGTTCGTGACACGGTCGAGCAACAGCCCGCCGATCACCTTCTGTCTGGTGGCCTCGGCCTGGGCGATCACGGTGGAGAGCGGGGCCGGGTAGGTCTGGAACTCGTCGGAGTCGGCGATCAGGTGCCATCCGGGCCCAGCCTGGTTGCGCAAGTCGTCGCGGAGCCGGGTGTTGGTGTGCTCGTGCCACGGCCCGGTACTGACTCGGGCCGGGATGACTCCGAGAGCGTGGCTGGCTGCGATGAGCTGGTGGCGCCAGGCGTCGGGGACGTGGTCGGGAAAGTGGAAGGCGAGGTGGAACCGCTCGATGCCGAGCCCGCGGTAGTGGGCGGTCCAGGCGGACAGCAGGGCCGGTTCGACCGGGCCGATCACCGCGACCAGGGCGGGAGAGATGGGCGTCGTCATCGGCACTCCTTGGCCAGGCGGGTATAGGCGTCGGTGAGGAAGGCGGCCTGGTCGGCTGCCGCGTGCATGTCCAGAGCTTCGGGCGCCGATGGCCCCGGGCGGACCGGTGGCTCGGCCGCGAGTTTGTCCAGCGCCTTGGCAAGTGCGTTCGGGTCACCGGCCGGGAAGAACTGGGCCCACGGCTCCCCTGTGAGCCGGGCGACCAGCTCGGGGTCGTGTGCGGAGACGATCAGCGGTACGGCGAGGCGGGCGGTATCCATGACCAGTCCCGATTCCTTGCCCACGCCGGGCTTCCGGGCGACGAGGGCCGCGTCAGCGGCGGCGTACACCAGTCGCAGGATCTGATCCGCGACCGGCCCGGGCACCGTGTGGAGGCGGACGTTCGGCAGCTGATGCCAGCGTGTGAGGGTGCTGTCGTCCAGTGGGGCGCCACACACCAGGACGTGCAGCGGCTCGGTAAGGCGGGCGAGGGCTGCGTCGATGGTGGCGATGTCCTTGTACGGCCACCAGCCCCCGACCACGCACACTGCCTTCGCGTCGGCGGGGATGGTGAAGACGGCACGGGCGTCCTCGCGCTCGGCGCCGGTCACCCGCCGGCCGTCGTCGACCGCGAACGCCCGCACCTCACCGCGGAGGCGTGGGAAGGCCGGCGCGGCCTGGTCGCGGACGGCCGTGGTCGGGTACAGCGCGATCACCCGCTTCTCACCTCTGCGAGCGATCCGGCCCAGCCATCGGATCGGAAGGTCCTCGGTGGTGACCACTTCATGGACGAACCGCAGGTGCGGGGTGCCGCCGAGCAAGGCCGCGGCACCGTGCAGGGCCTCACTCGCGGTGAGGATCACGACCGTCGCGGCCCCAGGGGCAAGGTGGCGCGCGGTGCGAAGACAGGCGGCTTCGGCCAGGCACCGGGCGAGAAGGGTGACCTGGTGCGGGAATCTGCGGACCGTCGGCGGCCAGCGCCGGGAGGCTAAGACCTGCCGGCCGGCGGCGGAGACCCGTGCTGACGCCCGCGCGGCGGCCAGAAGGATCTTTGCCGCAGGCCCGGCCGGACCGATGGTGACACGGGTGCTGGACCGCACCAGCGGGCCTAGGTCATCGCTCAGGCCGCCTGGGGCGATGACGAGGCTGTCCGGCCGCACGGAGGCGAGTGCCGCCAGCGTGCGCTGGTGGTGTCCGCCGCCTTGGTGCGCGTACGGCTCGATCAGCACCAGTGGCCCGGGGTCGGGGTTCATCCGGTGACCGCCTGCTCGCCGTACAACGTGGTGAAGTGCTGGTACAGCCAGGGCGGGTCGTTGAGCGCCTCGAAGTGCTGCGGGTTGCGCGCGGCGACCTTGGCGAAGTCGACTCCGTCGCGGGCGCCGGCTGCTGAGTAGGCGGCGAATTCGCCGTCGCGACTGGCCATCCAGGCGGCGATGCGTTCCTGGGCGGAGACGTCGGTCATGCCGTACTCGCTGCCACGCGCGAGCATCGCGCACTCGCGGAAGCCCGCCCTCCACGCGTGGAACGGGGTTTGGTTGAACCTCGTGACCCCGGCGGTCTGGCGACAGAACTCGACCCGGCCGGGCAGCGCGGCCAGGACGTCGACGGCCTTGCCCATTTCCCTCAACGCTGAGCGGCGGATCAGCTTGAGCCCGCCGTAGCCGTAGGTCAGGCCGTTGACCGGGTTGACCGCCTGCCAGACCCGCATTGCCACCCCGTCGGAAAGCGGTTCCACCGTGGCGGTGGGGAACTCGGGGTCGATGGCGAAGTCGCCGTCAGCAAGAAAGAACGTCTCGGTGTCGACCATCTCGGCGGTGAGCCGGTAAGCGCGTCGCATTCCGCGGACTCCGTGTAGGCGCTTGACGGTGCCGCCCAGCACCCGGGCGAGGCGGGTGTGCAGTGAGCTGGCCAGTGGCTCGTCGTAGGAGAGCTGGACCGCGTCGAAGCTGGTCACCGGATCGCCTCCAGGTAGCGGGCGGCCACCGTGGCCGGCGCGAGGTCGGTGGTGGAGGCGTGCGCTCGCTTGGCGTGCACGAGGTAGAACTCGGCATCCTTAGCTAGGCGTTCGACGATCTGGACGGCCTGGTCGTCGGTGTCGAACAGCAGCTCGTTGTCGATGTGCTCGGCCAGCCAGCCGGTGCGAGGTCCGATCACAGGCAGGCCCATCGCCTGGCAGTCGATCACCGACATGGACCAGGGGCAGCCGGGTCGGAAGGGCGCGATGCCGAAGTGGGGGCCGGCCAGCAGATTGCGGTAGCGGATGCGGTCGCCGCGGTCGGAGGCGATGGTGACGCCGTCCGTGGTCGCCAGCTCCTCCAAGTGTCGTTCGGGGCTGGGGTCGAGACGGATGCGCTCGGGACTGCGGGTGCCGAACAGGTCCATGACCGTGAGCCGCACCGGGGCGTCGGCGACGAGGCGGCGGGCGAGCTGGGTGAAGCGGGCGGTGCCGTAGTGCCTGTACAGGCGGTGGTTGTAGATGCCGGTGACCCTGCCTTCGGGCGGGGTGATGTCGGCCGGGTCGCGTACCAGCCGTACGTCCCTGGGGGCGGGGACGATGTGCAGCTTGTCGCCGAGGTCGACGCCGGTGCGGGCAGCGGCTGCGGCGGTCCAGGAGGCGGCTGTGGAGGAGTGGACCAGGATGCGGTCGCAAGCCGCGAGGCCGGCGGCGAAGGCCAGCAGCACACTGTGGCCGAGGCCCCGGTCGTTCAATGCCGGGTCCAGCTCCAAGTCGCCGGTGTCGGTGAAGGAGAACGGCAGGTAGTGGCAGTATCCGGCGATCCGCGCGTCCACCCCGGCTTCCAGGAGCGCTGCCCGGATAGCGGGGGCAGCCTCGATCTGGTTGGCCACGACCACCTCGGGCCGCTGGTCACGGATCAGGGTGACCAGAGCGTCCATCCCGGGGTCGAAGCGGGCCCGGTATTTGGTGGACGGGGAGATGGTGGGCGCGAAGTGCACACGGGCGTCGCCGGCCGGAACCGGAGAGGCCACGGTCACCTCGACCCCGGCGTCAGCCAGCGCCGGGGCGAGCATGTCGGCGAAGGTGAAGCCGGAGTCGGCGGTCAGCTGGCTGGAGTTGGAGACGTTGAGCAGATACAGCACGCGCATCGCTGGGACCTTCCTCGTTTGTGGGCCCGGGGGTCGACCTGGGCCGGTAGAGGAAGGAAACTGGCGACCGGGACCGTGACAGAATGGTGAATCGAGATCACTCACGGTTCATTCATCTCATCCAGCATCCAAGGCGGGGGCTTTGATGGACGCGCGGGACGACGCCCTGACAATCGAGCAGGCGGCCGAGGCGTTCGCGGCGGAAGTTGCCTACTGGCGCGAGGTGCGGGGCCTGGCCAAGCGGGAGTTGGCCCGAAGGATGGCCTTCGATCCGTCCTACGTGAGTCATGTCGAGTCGGGCCGGCACAAGCCGACGGAGGACTTCGCCCGCCGCGCGGAGGAGACCCTGAACGCGGGCAAGGCCATCTGGAAGCGCTGGCTGGACTTCGAGACGGCCAAGGCCCGCACGTCACCATCGGCGGCTGTCCCGGCTCCCCGCAGGGTTGAGCAGCCGTACGCGACCGGCTCGGCGATCGTCGTCGAGCACGACGCTGCCCGCCTGGACTACGACGGCCGTCTCTACCGGCTGACGATGCGCCGCCTGCTGCGGAACACCGGCAGCGAGCCGATCACCCGCTACCTGATCCGCATCAGCGTCGACCGCTACCCGGGCGAGCCGGAACGGTCCAACGCACACTGCCGCGAACACCCCCTGACCTGGGGCGAACTGGCTCTCACCGCGACCTGCCGTGGTGAGACGATGCGCTGGCAGACCAAGCACGACCGCGACGCTTTCAAAGAAGTGTGGCTGTTGTTCGAGAACGAACAGGGCCGCTTCCCGCTGTACCCGGGCGAGTCGGTGTGGATCGAGTACGCCTACTCGGCGGGCGAGGAGAAGTGGGGCCGCTGGTTCCAGCGTGCCGTCCGCCTGCCTACCGAACATCTGGGGGTCGAACTCGCCTTCCCTGCCGAACTCGACCCCGCAGTGTGGGGCACCGAGACCTCCATGACCGCCGAAGCGGCTCCGCTTCGCACTGCGCCGGTCCAGCGCGAGGAGAGCGGGATGCGTGTCTTCTCCTGGAGCACTTCCGCACCCGCGCTCCATGCCCGCTACCGTCTGGAGTGGCGATTCCGGGCCAGTCCCGAACATGAAGCGAACCAAGGGGAGATCAGGTGATCCAGGTGCGGCCCAGTGAACAGATGCGTGACCTCGGCGTCGTGCAGCGCGGGGCCCCCGTGCTTGCCGAGCGTGCGCGCGTCTTCGACCTGCCGGCCGAGCGCGAGGCGGCCGAGCAGGCCATCGAGCGGCTGTTCTCCTCGATGGAGCGGATCGGGCAGGTCCACCCCTTCGCCAAGGGCATGGGCATCGCGGCGCCCCAGATCGGCATCGGCCGGGCCGCCGCCGTGGTCCAGCCCTCCGACCCCGACGCCCCGGCGATCGTTTTGCTGAACCCCCGCATCACCGAGCGTTCCACTGATGCGGACGAACAGTACGAGGGATGTCTCAGTTTCTTCGACGTCCGCGGCTTGGTGCTCCGACCGCTGCGGATCACCGTGGAGACCACGACGCTGGAGGGCCAGACAGTGACCACCACCTACGAACGCGGACTCGCCCGGCTGGTCCACCACGAGATCGACCACTTGGACGGCCTGCTTTACACCGCGCGCATGGAGACGGGAGTCGCCCCCATCCCCGTCGAGCAGTACCGACAGACTGGGCGCTCGTGGGCCTACGAGCAGTAACGGCCGCCACTGCTTCCGAGCCCACCGCCCTGCGCGTGTCCTGCCGTTTCCGCCTCCCCGCCACCGCCGTAGTGGCTGCTCGCCCTCGGGGCGTTCTGGGGCAGCGGACCCAAGATGCGTCCGCTGCTCCGGCTCAAGACGCCAAGTAGCGGTCAGCGCTGTCGACGGCGCTGGGCGGCGGGGGGCGTGGGTGCCGCGACGTGCTGGGGGGCTCGTCCCTGGTGCCCGTAGGGTGCGAGCGCCGTCGAGCGCAGGCGGGCTGCTTCGGCGCGGAGGTTGGGTGCGGGGTTGCGGCTGGTGTGCTGGATGCGGGTGATCAGGGCGCGGGCGGGGCTGTGAGCGCTGCCGAGTTCGCGGCGGGCGGCGGCTTCCTTGAGGAGCTGGTGGGGTTGGTGGCCGCTGGCTTCGGCGTCGGCGAGGACAGTGGCGAGGGCAGGCCAGGCGGGGTCGGTGAGGATCCGGTCGGCGTGTTCGGGAACGGCGGTGCGTACGTCGTTGGCCAGGGTGTGACGGGTCTCCTGCTTGGGGTGGCGGGTTTCGAGCTCGGTGAGCGTCGGGGCGAGTGCGGTGTCGGCTGCTGCCTGGAGGTGCTGGATGACTTGGCGGGCAGCGTCGGCCTGGTGGGCGTGGCCCTTGGCGTCGTGCCAGCGTGCGGCGAGGACGGTGGCCCAGACGAGTGCGGCGGTCAAGGCGGCGAGGGCGCTGCCGTCGGGGCCGGTGGTGGCGCCGGCGATGTCGCGGGCCGCCGTCCGCAGGGCGTGGGCGGCCTGGTGGTCGGCGCGGGTCTGGGAGCGTTGGGCGCGGGCGAAAGCCTGGCTGGCAGAGTGCAGTTCGGCCTGGAGGTGGGTGGGGGCTTTCTGGGCGGTGGCTTCGAGGAGGTCGCCGAGGGCGGTGATGTGGGCCTGGGCGTGGGTGGTGTCGGCCATGTCGGCGTGGAGCATGTCGAGAGCGTCGGTGGCCTGGTGCCACGGGGTGGTGGGGTGGTTGCGGCGGGCGGTGGGGTGCTCCTCCGGTGCCGTGGTCTCCAGCCGTGCCTTGAGCTTGGGGAGGGTGAGGTCCGGGGCGATCTTTCCGCCGGGGTGGTAGATCTGCTCACCGGCCTTGTTCACGTCGCCGGGCCGGCCGACGGCATAGCCGAGGAGGTCTCCGGACGGGCCGCGGCGGGGCTTGACCAAGATGTCGTCGGCTTCGAGGTAGGCGAGCAGTTCCTCGACGCTCCTCGCGTGCGGGATGGCTGCGCGGATGCGGTTCTGGAGCCATGCGCGGCTGGTCTGCTCCCAGCCGAGGCGCTCAGCCTTGTGCATCTCAGCCTGCGTGGGGCGCTGGGCGGCGGTGCGATCACCCTTCTTCAACTGCCGCAGCCCGTAGTCCTTCTCGATCTTTCGGCATTCGTCGCCGACGCGGACACCGCTGTCGTGGAGTTTGGGGCGGCGGCCGTCATCGCGGACGGTGGTGGCGAGGATGTGGATGTGGTCGTCGGCGTGGCGTACGGCGATCCACCGGCAGCCCAGGTCATCACCGGCCGGCGCGATGCCGGCTGCGTGGACGATGCGCTGGGCGATCTCGCCCCACTCGACATCGGAGAGGTCGCGGTCCTCGGGCGCGGCACGCACGGGGCAGTGCCAGACATGGTCGATGACGGGTTTACCGAACTCGCTGTTGCGCAGGTCCACGGGCTCGTCGAGGTGGCGGGCGAGCTGGGTGAGGGTGACGTCCTGGTCGCGGCCGGGGTCGGGCATGCCGAGCATCGCGAAGCCGGCGACGAGGTGGGGGTCGAGGTGTTCGTCGTGGCGTCCGGGCCCGTAGAGGTAGGCGAGCAGGCCACGGGTGTTGGACCCGGCCGGTTTGATGGCGGCGATCACGCGGACAGGTCCTTCGTCGGTTCGGCGGGCTCACACAGGGCCTCGGCGATCAGGGCGAGCAGGCGGTGGAGTTCGTCGAGGCGCCGGCGGATGTCGGGCGGGGTGTAGTCGCTGTTGACGGCTCGGGCGATCTGGTTGATGTTGACGCCGGTGCGGTTGAGCTCACGCAGCACCTGGGAACGGAACATGTGGGTGCGGCGCCGGTCCTCGGACAGCGGCAGATTCGCAGTGAACCGACCGGATACGAAGGCCAGGACGACATCGGCGGCAAACCCTGATCCGCCCTTGTAGCCGTGCTCGGCGTCAGCTCCCTGGAGCTGGGCATGCTCCTCACCGGTGAACCGCAAAGGACCGACGCGGACGGTTCGCTTGGTGCCGGTGAAGCGGCGAATCGCAGGCTGGACGCCCTGCACCGCTCGCTCACCGGCCGCCGACTCGGCGGCGGGTGCGGGGCGGAGGATCTGCTGCTGGGAGGCGTGGAGTATGTCCTGGTCGGGGCCGCCCTCGGCCCCGCCCTCCCAGTCCGGCGCCCCCTGGCGCCAGGCCGTCTCCGCCACCCCCGGGGCGGAGACCCCCGAAGACCGGCCACGAGTCGGACTCGGGGTACTACTGGCTCCGCCAGGAGCAGCCCGTCCGAATGCCCGACGCAAACGTTTCGCCAGCGTAGGCGACTTCGTCAGCCGCGAGGAGTCATCGAGAGGACCCTCAGGGTGGTGCGGGTCATACGCCATGGGAGGTGCCTCCGAAGCAGGGCGACAATTTCTGCGTGGTGGGGTGGCCGCCCGCCCACAGGTGAGGGCGG belongs to Streptomyces finlayi and includes:
- a CDS encoding glycosyltransferase: MRVLYLLNVSNSSQLTADSGFTFADMLAPALADAGVEVTVASPVPAGDARVHFAPTISPSTKYRARFDPGMDALVTLIRDQRPEVVVANQIEAAPAIRAALLEAGVDARIAGYCHYLPFSFTDTGDLELDPALNDRGLGHSVLLAFAAGLAACDRILVHSSTAASWTAAAAARTGVDLGDKLHIVPAPRDVRLVRDPADITPPEGRVTGIYNHRLYRHYGTARFTQLARRLVADAPVRLTVMDLFGTRSPERIRLDPSPERHLEELATTDGVTIASDRGDRIRYRNLLAGPHFGIAPFRPGCPWSMSVIDCQAMGLPVIGPRTGWLAEHIDNELLFDTDDQAVQIVERLAKDAEFYLVHAKRAHASTTDLAPATVAARYLEAIR
- a CDS encoding AAA family ATPase; amino-acid sequence: MAESTPVVFLLVGLTGSGKTTYAQRKLEPRGAVRLSVDEVVYERHGRYGVDYPENTYFEKESPVVAELHRRLAELVAEGRDVVWDHGLWPRKDRDAMKELVESAGGQWRLLYFPVMRDELLRRLVERNERADANALVVTPEALDDFFARFEVPQDEGEEIVEPGWF
- a CDS encoding FkbM family methyltransferase; its protein translation is MSASALARALRAYVRHAPGTVGKARLVDHFLDEHLRTRPVRTTIRLRSGDKVGVTTSDVIQRYQYLFGEWEPNLSAFLRDRLQPGDTFIDVGAHRGAFSFLASRAVGPHGRVVAIEPSPQFHDDLTTAIAANHRTNIRAVRSAASDSHGTLTLYLEDPANLGHTTAVRPRSVHAAFEAPTAPLTDLVSQAELATTRIIKIDVEGAEAAAIRGLLPALPRLPDDAELVVEVAPRLLTKQGESTIGIINTLREHGFHAYKLTNDYDPATYPKDMRRPQVPVRCTETPTHMTDLVFSPFNADRLMLGC
- a CDS encoding mobilization protein codes for the protein MIAAIKPAGSNTRGLLAYLYGPGRHDEHLDPHLVAGFAMLGMPDPGRDQDVTLTQLARHLDEPVDLRNSEFGKPVIDHVWHCPVRAAPEDRDLSDVEWGEIAQRIVHAAGIAPAGDDLGCRWIAVRHADDHIHILATTVRDDGRRPKLHDSGVRVGDECRKIEKDYGLRQLKKGDRTAAQRPTQAEMHKAERLGWEQTSRAWLQNRIRAAIPHARSVEELLAYLEADDILVKPRRGPSGDLLGYAVGRPGDVNKAGEQIYHPGGKIAPDLTLPKLKARLETTAPEEHPTARRNHPTTPWHQATDALDMLHADMADTTHAQAHITALGDLLEATAQKAPTHLQAELHSASQAFARAQRSQTRADHQAAHALRTAARDIAGATTGPDGSALAALTAALVWATVLAARWHDAKGHAHQADAARQVIQHLQAAADTALAPTLTELETRHPKQETRHTLANDVRTAVPEHADRILTDPAWPALATVLADAEASGHQPHQLLKEAAARRELGSAHSPARALITRIQHTSRNPAPNLRAEAARLRSTALAPYGHQGRAPQHVAAPTPPAAQRRRQR
- a CDS encoding MobC family plasmid mobilization relaxosome protein, yielding MAETAWRQGAPDWEGGAEGGPDQDILHASQQQILRPAPAAESAAGERAVQGVQPAIRRFTGTKRTVRVGPLRFTGEEHAQLQGADAEHGYKGGSGFAADVVLAFVSGRFTANLPLSEDRRRTHMFRSQVLRELNRTGVNINQIARAVNSDYTPPDIRRRLDELHRLLALIAEALCEPAEPTKDLSA
- a CDS encoding peptide deformylase is translated as MIQVRPSEQMRDLGVVQRGAPVLAERARVFDLPAEREAAEQAIERLFSSMERIGQVHPFAKGMGIAAPQIGIGRAAAVVQPSDPDAPAIVLLNPRITERSTDADEQYEGCLSFFDVRGLVLRPLRITVETTTLEGQTVTTTYERGLARLVHHEIDHLDGLLYTARMETGVAPIPVEQYRQTGRSWAYEQ
- a CDS encoding helix-turn-helix domain-containing protein — translated: MDARDDALTIEQAAEAFAAEVAYWREVRGLAKRELARRMAFDPSYVSHVESGRHKPTEDFARRAEETLNAGKAIWKRWLDFETAKARTSPSAAVPAPRRVEQPYATGSAIVVEHDAARLDYDGRLYRLTMRRLLRNTGSEPITRYLIRISVDRYPGEPERSNAHCREHPLTWGELALTATCRGETMRWQTKHDRDAFKEVWLLFENEQGRFPLYPGESVWIEYAYSAGEEKWGRWFQRAVRLPTEHLGVELAFPAELDPAVWGTETSMTAEAAPLRTAPVQREESGMRVFSWSTSAPALHARYRLEWRFRASPEHEANQGEIR
- a CDS encoding glycosyltransferase family 2 protein, with product MTTPISPALVAVIGPVEPALLSAWTAHYRGLGIERFHLAFHFPDHVPDAWRHQLIAASHALGVIPARVSTGPWHEHTNTRLRDDLRNQAGPGWHLIADSDEFQTYPAPLSTVIAQAEATRQKVIGGLLLDRVTNDGRLAFWRPETGLDRAFPLGGHLTYRLLKGDPRKIVLAHSSVTMASGNHRAPGHKPAPDTLACVHHFKWRSGVLDDLQRRVKQFTSGEWSEHTPAVRSEASRLLLHIDRHHGRIDVSDPRLGFRHVILDRLPNGWAAEAARIAANWRPHAPQNQPGSTISSPSS